One segment of Rhodopirellula baltica SH 1 DNA contains the following:
- a CDS encoding PIG-L family deacetylase: MNEAIPAPSDLLLPDDPTQSLDVIAVGAHPDDVESACGGTLAKMVHQGYRVGIIDLTDGEPTPHCPDVETRMAESVRAAECLGVHARIQLNLPNRILMDGFVARIALARQFRRFRPRIVIGFGQKTPMASPDHWQAMQITDAAVFYSRLCRWDEHFDGVPVHAVARQLYFRLAFEPDVMPGESHHLIVDIGDCLEQKLASITAYDSQFAHKPKIAERVRAAALVTGSQAGCWAGEAFASAHPYSVSDLVKTVMNL, encoded by the coding sequence ATGAACGAAGCCATTCCTGCACCGAGCGATCTCCTTCTTCCCGACGATCCGACGCAGTCACTCGATGTGATTGCGGTCGGGGCTCACCCGGACGACGTTGAGTCGGCCTGCGGTGGAACGCTCGCGAAAATGGTCCACCAGGGCTATCGCGTCGGCATCATCGATTTAACCGATGGTGAACCGACACCTCATTGCCCCGACGTCGAGACTCGAATGGCGGAGTCGGTCCGAGCCGCCGAGTGCCTGGGGGTTCACGCTCGAATTCAACTGAACCTACCCAATCGAATCTTGATGGATGGTTTTGTTGCAAGGATTGCGCTTGCTCGGCAATTCCGACGGTTTCGACCTCGGATCGTGATTGGGTTTGGCCAGAAAACGCCGATGGCGTCACCGGATCACTGGCAAGCGATGCAGATCACCGATGCGGCCGTGTTTTACAGCCGATTGTGTCGTTGGGACGAACACTTCGATGGAGTGCCCGTTCACGCGGTCGCTCGCCAGCTGTACTTCCGTTTGGCGTTTGAACCGGATGTGATGCCCGGCGAGTCCCATCATCTGATCGTCGACATCGGCGATTGTCTGGAACAGAAGCTGGCTTCGATCACTGCCTACGACAGTCAATTCGCCCACAAACCCAAGATCGCCGAGCGGGTGCGTGCGGCGGCATTGGTCACCGGGTCACAAGCGGGATGTTGGGCCGGAGAAGCGTTCGCCTCGGCTCATCCCTATTCGGTCAGCGATCTGGTCAAGACGGTGATGAATTTGTAG
- the metG gene encoding methionine--tRNA ligase: MTRRLLVTAALPYANGPIHIGHLVEYLQTDIWVRFQKLRGNRCLYICADDTHGTAIMIRARGEGRSEIELIEETSEAHQRDFAGFGIEFDHYGSTNSEENRTLCHQIWKSLRDADLVVERSVEQLYDPEAETFLADRFVRGTCPKCGTPNQAGDNCNCGHTYSPTELIDPVSTLSGATPIIKEAEHLFVELEKLHDFLSEWVSNSGALQPETANYLKGHFLADELRDWDISRPAPYFGFEIPDAPGNYWYVWFDAPIGYIASTQQWCDANGEDLADWWKSDDCEVHHFIGKDITYFHTLFWPGMLKTAGFSLPTKVHIHGFLNVNGKKMSKSDGTFVKAETFLKHIDPSALRYFYATKLSSRVEDLDLGVDEFVEKVNSDLVGKVVNLASRVGKFASRTGLAPSYPEDGGLFQAAAAKGDEIASAYEDGEFSKAMRLIMELADAANPFVEHAKPWEMNKAPERQDELRDVCTVALNLFRQLAVYLAPVLPELAKKCGDLLGEPITSWEQSQTPLVDRGVNKFQRMMDRVKTEDLEAMMEESKDEAAQETGAAATNPFNDSDQPLKDEPLADEITIDDFMKVDLRVARVLSAEHVPEANKLLKLTLGLGGDETRQVFAGIKAAYDPEKLVGRLVVMVANLKPRKMRFGLSEGMVTAAGPGGEEVFVLGIDEGALPGQRVH; encoded by the coding sequence ATGACGCGTCGTCTGCTCGTTACCGCTGCATTGCCCTACGCCAACGGCCCGATCCACATCGGCCACTTGGTGGAATACCTGCAAACCGACATTTGGGTACGGTTTCAGAAATTGCGAGGCAATCGTTGTTTGTACATTTGCGCCGACGACACACACGGCACCGCGATCATGATCCGTGCCCGCGGAGAAGGCCGTTCTGAAATTGAATTGATCGAGGAAACGAGCGAAGCTCACCAACGCGATTTCGCGGGCTTTGGAATTGAATTCGACCACTACGGCAGCACCAACAGCGAAGAAAACCGGACGCTTTGCCATCAAATTTGGAAATCACTTCGAGACGCGGATCTGGTCGTCGAGCGGAGTGTGGAGCAACTCTACGACCCGGAAGCCGAGACATTCCTGGCCGATCGTTTCGTTCGTGGCACATGTCCCAAATGCGGTACGCCCAACCAAGCAGGCGACAACTGCAATTGCGGACACACTTACAGTCCCACCGAACTGATCGATCCCGTCAGCACACTCAGCGGTGCCACACCGATCATCAAAGAAGCCGAACACCTGTTCGTGGAATTGGAAAAACTGCACGACTTCCTCTCCGAATGGGTGTCCAACTCGGGTGCGTTGCAACCAGAAACCGCCAACTACTTGAAAGGTCATTTCCTGGCCGATGAGCTTCGCGACTGGGACATCAGTCGACCCGCTCCATACTTCGGATTCGAAATTCCCGATGCACCAGGTAATTACTGGTACGTATGGTTCGACGCTCCAATCGGATACATCGCCAGCACGCAGCAGTGGTGCGACGCCAACGGTGAAGACTTGGCCGATTGGTGGAAAAGCGATGACTGCGAAGTCCATCACTTCATCGGCAAGGACATCACTTACTTCCACACGCTGTTTTGGCCGGGCATGCTCAAGACCGCCGGCTTCTCACTGCCTACCAAGGTCCACATTCATGGATTCCTGAATGTGAACGGCAAGAAGATGTCCAAGAGCGATGGAACGTTCGTGAAAGCTGAAACTTTCCTGAAACACATCGATCCATCCGCACTGCGATATTTCTACGCCACCAAGTTGTCTTCGCGAGTGGAAGATTTGGACCTAGGAGTGGATGAGTTCGTCGAGAAGGTGAACTCTGACCTGGTCGGCAAAGTCGTCAACCTCGCCAGCCGTGTTGGCAAATTTGCCAGCCGCACGGGATTGGCACCATCGTATCCCGAGGATGGTGGGCTGTTCCAAGCCGCAGCCGCGAAAGGTGACGAGATTGCCTCCGCCTATGAAGACGGTGAATTTTCCAAAGCGATGCGTTTGATCATGGAATTGGCCGACGCGGCAAACCCGTTTGTCGAACATGCCAAACCATGGGAAATGAACAAAGCCCCGGAACGACAAGACGAACTGCGAGACGTTTGTACGGTCGCATTGAATCTGTTCCGACAATTGGCCGTTTACCTGGCCCCTGTCCTTCCCGAACTGGCAAAAAAATGTGGTGACTTGCTCGGAGAACCGATCACGTCATGGGAACAAAGCCAAACGCCACTGGTCGACCGTGGCGTCAACAAATTTCAACGTATGATGGACCGTGTTAAAACTGAGGATCTCGAAGCGATGATGGAAGAAAGCAAAGACGAAGCAGCTCAAGAAACGGGTGCCGCTGCCACCAACCCGTTCAACGACAGTGATCAACCACTCAAGGATGAACCACTCGCCGATGAAATCACGATCGACGATTTTATGAAGGTCGACTTGCGTGTCGCTCGAGTGCTTTCCGCGGAACATGTGCCAGAAGCCAACAAGCTTTTGAAGTTGACCTTGGGTTTGGGCGGCGATGAAACCCGTCAAGTTTTCGCCGGAATCAAAGCCGCGTACGACCCCGAAAAGCTGGTTGGTCGATTAGTCGTGATGGTCGCTAACCTCAAACCACGAAAGATGCGTTTTGGTTTGAGCGAAGGCATGGTCACCGCAGCGGGCCCCGGCGGCGAAGAAGTCTTCGTCCTTGGAATCGACGAAGGCGCACTGCCTGGTCAACGAGTCCACTGA
- a CDS encoding outer membrane protein assembly factor BamB family protein produces MNRTTENLGANRTWNLAYATFTGLTVAVLGLSFTSQSRAEEWKQWRGPDGNNHAAADADAPVRWDLERGENVVWKTAIPGRGHSTPIVVGEHIFLTTAVAEDETQRLMKCNRSDGRMVDNWMIHRGTLPDRIHSNNSYASPSAASDGQNVYVSFHTDDAIVVTSLSLDGKRNWQKKVADFRPSRFQFGYGASPILVDDLLIVAAEYDGADSCLAALDTRTGRIAWRVERPSNLNFATPIATTIGGQHMVLLSGADMINAYDPATGKELWRVDTATAAICGTVVWDDRRVLTSGGNPGSGTWCILGDGSSNNVQWENNVKCYEQSLLTIPNYVFAVADTGVAYCWRTMDGKQMWRSRLFGGGISASPVLVNNRIYVGSEEGKIFVFKASPDRFDLVAENNTGDSIFATPVPVDDRLLIRTGVGKGAQRQEYLIAVGVR; encoded by the coding sequence ATGAATCGCACCACTGAAAATCTGGGCGCAAACCGCACTTGGAACCTCGCCTACGCCACATTCACCGGATTGACCGTGGCAGTCTTAGGATTGTCGTTCACTTCCCAGTCTCGTGCAGAGGAGTGGAAACAATGGCGAGGTCCAGACGGTAACAATCACGCCGCGGCAGATGCGGACGCTCCCGTTCGATGGGATTTGGAACGCGGCGAAAACGTTGTTTGGAAAACTGCGATTCCGGGTCGTGGGCATTCGACGCCGATCGTTGTAGGCGAGCACATCTTCCTGACCACGGCGGTGGCAGAGGACGAGACACAACGGCTCATGAAATGCAATCGATCGGATGGACGAATGGTCGATAATTGGATGATTCATCGCGGAACATTGCCGGACCGGATTCACTCGAACAATTCCTATGCCTCGCCGAGCGCAGCCTCGGATGGACAGAACGTCTACGTTTCGTTTCACACCGACGACGCGATCGTGGTGACATCGCTCAGTCTGGATGGCAAACGAAATTGGCAGAAGAAAGTTGCCGACTTTCGTCCCTCGCGTTTTCAGTTTGGCTACGGGGCCAGCCCCATCCTGGTGGACGATTTGTTGATCGTCGCAGCGGAATATGACGGTGCCGACAGCTGCCTTGCTGCTCTCGATACGCGAACGGGTCGGATCGCTTGGCGAGTCGAACGCCCCTCCAACCTAAATTTTGCGACTCCGATTGCGACCACAATCGGCGGTCAGCACATGGTGCTGCTGTCTGGTGCCGACATGATCAACGCCTATGATCCCGCCACGGGCAAAGAGTTGTGGCGTGTCGACACGGCCACCGCCGCGATCTGCGGCACGGTGGTTTGGGACGATCGTCGAGTGCTGACCAGCGGCGGTAACCCTGGCTCCGGCACCTGGTGCATTCTCGGTGACGGCAGTTCCAACAACGTGCAGTGGGAAAACAATGTGAAGTGCTATGAACAGTCGTTGTTGACCATTCCCAACTACGTCTTCGCCGTGGCCGACACGGGCGTCGCCTACTGTTGGCGGACAATGGACGGGAAACAAATGTGGCGCTCGCGATTGTTTGGTGGTGGAATCAGCGCATCACCCGTCTTGGTGAACAATCGAATTTACGTTGGGTCGGAAGAAGGAAAGATTTTCGTCTTCAAAGCCAGCCCGGACCGCTTTGATTTAGTAGCCGAGAACAACACGGGGGATTCTATCTTCGCGACACCTGTTCCGGTCGATGATCGCCTGCTCATTCGTACGGGCGTGGGCAAAGGTGCTCAGCGTCAGGAGTACTTGATCGCGGTGGGCGTTCGCTAG
- the trpA gene encoding tryptophan synthase subunit alpha, whose amino-acid sequence MTPLQSLFESLRGQNRKALMPFLTTGDPNIDTTEAVIAAARQAGADLCEVGVPYSDPIADGPVIQASYQRALDAGFKLQHVWDLGQRLTENPKVKAMPRVTMVSYSIIYRIGMAKYVDQAMQAGYCGAIVPDLLVEEAEDLSKICREKGFDLIQLVTPTTTRDRQCRIAELSSGFLYYVSVTGITGERTALPTNLVDNVGWLREQTELPICIGFGISGPETAAQLAPVSDGLIVGSAIVRRVADAVEKAKSSGADPVKTAAEEAGDFCHSLRQAIDAA is encoded by the coding sequence ATGACGCCTCTGCAAAGCCTGTTTGAATCCCTTCGTGGTCAAAACCGCAAAGCCTTGATGCCGTTCCTGACGACTGGCGACCCAAACATCGATACGACGGAAGCGGTGATCGCGGCAGCACGCCAAGCCGGGGCAGATTTATGCGAAGTCGGTGTCCCCTACAGCGACCCGATTGCGGATGGCCCGGTCATCCAAGCGTCTTACCAACGAGCACTCGACGCAGGATTCAAACTTCAACACGTTTGGGATCTGGGTCAACGTCTGACCGAAAATCCCAAAGTCAAAGCGATGCCGCGTGTCACGATGGTCAGCTACTCGATCATCTACCGAATTGGCATGGCCAAGTACGTCGACCAGGCAATGCAAGCCGGGTACTGCGGCGCGATCGTGCCTGATTTGTTGGTCGAAGAAGCAGAGGATCTGAGCAAAATCTGCCGTGAGAAGGGATTTGATCTGATCCAACTGGTTACACCGACCACAACCCGAGACCGCCAATGCCGCATCGCGGAATTGTCCAGCGGATTTCTGTACTACGTTTCCGTGACCGGGATCACCGGTGAGCGAACCGCCTTGCCGACCAACTTGGTGGACAACGTCGGATGGCTGCGTGAGCAAACTGAATTGCCCATCTGCATCGGTTTTGGAATCAGCGGTCCGGAAACGGCCGCACAACTCGCACCTGTTTCTGATGGCCTGATCGTCGGCTCAGCCATCGTCCGGCGTGTCGCCGACGCGGTCGAAAAGGCGAAGAGCTCCGGAGCTGATCCGGTCAAGACGGCCGCAGAAGAGGCCGGTGATTTCTGCCATTCATTGCGACAGGCAATCGACGCGGCATAA